A window of the Thiomicrospira microaerophila genome harbors these coding sequences:
- a CDS encoding glutathione S-transferase family protein gives MDSIPQLELISFKLCPYVQRAVITLKHKQVDFKITYIDLQNPPEWFNAISPLGKVPVLKVNDDEVLFESSVIQEYIDEITPPSLHPADPLIKAKNRAWIAFGGELMGMQGLHGIIHEKDQVSCEMMIGSIKALLSRLELVHSGQDFFNGQAFCLIDAAYAPMLMRFDLLKQHCNLDLLQDLPKIQAWQKKLMGMSCVQSSVVAELPEMYRNLIAHYEGYMASRLN, from the coding sequence ATGGATTCCATTCCGCAGCTTGAGTTAATTAGCTTTAAACTTTGCCCTTATGTGCAAAGAGCGGTGATTACCTTAAAGCACAAGCAAGTTGACTTTAAGATAACCTATATTGATTTACAAAATCCACCGGAATGGTTTAATGCTATTTCGCCCTTGGGGAAGGTGCCTGTTTTAAAAGTTAATGATGATGAAGTGTTATTTGAATCGTCGGTGATTCAAGAATATATTGATGAAATTACCCCACCGTCATTACACCCTGCAGATCCGTTGATTAAGGCAAAAAATCGGGCTTGGATTGCGTTTGGGGGCGAGTTGATGGGGATGCAAGGATTACATGGTATTATTCATGAAAAGGATCAGGTATCTTGTGAAATGATGATTGGTTCCATTAAAGCCTTACTTTCTCGCCTTGAGTTGGTTCATTCGGGTCAGGACTTTTTTAATGGCCAAGCATTCTGCTTAATTGATGCGGCTTATGCGCCGATGTTGATGCGTTTTGATTTGTTAAAACAGCATTGTAATTTAGATTTGCTTCAAGATTTGCCAAAGATACAAGCTTGGCAGAAAAAGCTTATGGGTATGAGTTGTGTTCAAAGTTCTGTCGTCGCTGAACTGCCTGAGATGTATCGTAATCTGATCGCACATTATGAGGGTTATATGGCATCGAGACTAAATTGA
- a CDS encoding YfhL family 4Fe-4S dicluster ferredoxin — protein sequence MALKILSGCINCDMCEPECPNQAISMGEKVYEINPDLCTECVGYYDNPTCISVCPLDVIIKDPEYVESQDSLYEKFKQLVQANKI from the coding sequence ATGGCATTAAAAATCCTTTCCGGCTGTATAAATTGTGACATGTGTGAGCCAGAGTGCCCTAATCAAGCAATTTCTATGGGTGAGAAGGTGTATGAGATCAATCCGGACTTGTGTACCGAGTGTGTTGGCTATTATGATAACCCTACTTGTATTAGTGTTTGTCCATTAGATGTGATTATCAAAGATCCTGAGTATGTTGAGAGTCAGGACAGTTTGTATGAGAAATTTAAACAGCTAGTGCAAGCCAATAAAATTTAA
- the yegQ gene encoding tRNA 5-hydroxyuridine modification protein YegQ has product MTFKSELLSPAGTMKNMEYAFAYGADAVYAGQPRYSLRVRNNEFDHDNLAKGIARAHELGKKFYVVTNIAAHNSKLKTFLKDIEPVVNMKPDALIMSDPGLIMMVREAFPEQEIHLSVQSNAVNWATVKFWHQMGITRVVLSRELSLQEISEIREKVPQMELEVFVHGALCIAYSGRCLLSGYINKRDANQGTCTNACRWNYNTYEGKENVAGEVVGIERITDLTGTTGRPAPESIVEKKSAPTLGEGETTDRVWLLEEQGRPGELMPAYEDEHGTYIMNSKDLRAVELIPDLVKIGVHSLKIEGRTKSHYYVARTAQVYRKAIDDAAEGKPFDSDLLLQLEGLASRGYTEGFLRRHVHSEYQNYDYGVSKSDSQRFVGEVIEANDDYLEIDVKNKFCVGDSIEIMTPAGNMTLVLKEMRDKYDRPIDAALGSGWIARIPNPFKGLSEDVLKFGLLMRNESWGGDTRRDAAAKQTELGVV; this is encoded by the coding sequence ATGACCTTTAAATCTGAACTCTTGTCGCCCGCGGGTACCATGAAAAATATGGAATATGCTTTCGCTTATGGAGCGGATGCCGTTTATGCTGGGCAGCCACGTTATAGCTTGCGTGTTCGAAACAATGAATTTGATCATGATAACCTTGCTAAAGGGATTGCAAGAGCCCATGAGCTTGGCAAAAAGTTTTATGTGGTGACAAATATTGCCGCCCATAATTCAAAGTTAAAAACCTTCCTGAAAGATATCGAGCCGGTTGTTAACATGAAGCCGGATGCCTTAATTATGTCGGATCCGGGGCTGATTATGATGGTTCGGGAAGCTTTTCCCGAGCAAGAAATTCATTTATCGGTGCAATCGAATGCGGTTAACTGGGCAACAGTTAAGTTTTGGCATCAAATGGGCATAACCCGTGTAGTGTTATCACGCGAACTTTCTTTACAAGAAATTAGCGAAATTAGAGAAAAAGTTCCGCAAATGGAGTTGGAAGTCTTTGTTCATGGCGCACTATGTATCGCCTATTCGGGGCGCTGTTTGTTATCTGGTTATATTAACAAGCGTGATGCAAACCAGGGAACCTGTACCAATGCTTGTCGTTGGAACTACAATACCTATGAAGGTAAAGAGAATGTGGCTGGTGAGGTGGTAGGTATTGAGCGCATTACGGATTTGACAGGTACTACCGGGCGGCCCGCTCCAGAATCTATCGTAGAAAAAAAATCTGCCCCTACTCTGGGTGAAGGTGAAACCACTGATCGTGTTTGGTTGTTGGAAGAGCAAGGGCGTCCCGGTGAATTGATGCCTGCCTATGAAGATGAGCATGGTACTTATATTATGAACTCTAAAGACCTGCGTGCTGTGGAGTTGATTCCTGACTTGGTGAAAATCGGTGTGCATTCACTGAAAATAGAAGGGCGTACCAAATCGCATTATTATGTGGCGCGCACCGCTCAAGTTTATCGAAAAGCAATTGATGACGCTGCAGAAGGCAAACCTTTTGACTCTGATTTGTTATTACAGTTGGAAGGCTTAGCAAGCAGAGGCTACACCGAAGGTTTTTTACGACGCCATGTACATTCAGAATACCAAAACTATGACTATGGGGTGTCTAAATCTGATAGTCAACGTTTTGTCGGTGAAGTGATTGAAGCGAATGATGACTATCTGGAAATTGATGTTAAGAACAAGTTTTGTGTCGGCGACTCAATTGAGATAATGACTCCAGCCGGTAACATGACCCTGGTGCTAAAAGAGATGCGAGATAAGTATGATCGTCCTATCGATGCGGCACTGGGTTCGGGTTGGATTGCGCGTATTCCAAATCCTTTTAAAGGATTAAGCGAAGATGTGTTAAAGTTTGGTTTGCTAATGCGAAATGAATCCTGGGGAGGCGATACCCGGCGCGACGCGGCCGCCAAACAAACTGAGTTGGGTGTGGTTTAG
- a CDS encoding DNA-deoxyinosine glycosylase has product MVCQGLSIIEPAEMRVLILGSMPGRVSLKQQAYYAHPRNAFWSVMSTLCHQAWSSDYEKRYQMLKFCKVGLWDVLSDCERKGSLDAAIQTDGLKVNDFISLLDRHPECSVVAFNGAKAAQLFKKHVAKPCPSYFTDRILIDLPSTSPAHAQLNLAEKTKIWQDKLGYFL; this is encoded by the coding sequence ATGGTTTGCCAAGGTTTGTCCATTATTGAACCCGCAGAAATGCGGGTTTTAATTTTAGGTTCTATGCCTGGACGTGTTTCGTTAAAGCAGCAGGCTTATTATGCCCACCCTCGAAATGCGTTCTGGTCGGTTATGTCGACCTTATGTCATCAAGCTTGGTCGTCTGACTATGAAAAGCGTTATCAAATGTTGAAATTCTGCAAGGTTGGGTTATGGGATGTACTGTCCGACTGCGAGCGAAAAGGTAGCCTTGATGCTGCGATACAAACAGATGGTTTGAAGGTTAATGATTTTATTTCTTTGCTTGATCGTCATCCAGAATGCAGTGTTGTGGCTTTTAATGGTGCTAAAGCAGCGCAATTGTTTAAAAAACATGTAGCGAAGCCATGTCCAAGTTATTTTACAGATAGAATTTTGATTGATTTACCCTCGACCAGTCCGGCTCACGCGCAGCTTAATTTAGCTGAAAAAACAAAGATCTGGCAGGACAAATTGGGCTATTTCCTATAA
- a CDS encoding ComEA family DNA-binding protein, with product MLKILGFIILGLFSFNAWATQINVNKAEAQVMAEGFDGIGMAKAEEIIRHREQHGDFKTLKDLEDVKGIGPKTVERNADKIKFSDTE from the coding sequence ATGTTAAAGATACTTGGTTTCATTATTTTGGGATTGTTCAGTTTTAACGCATGGGCCACCCAAATCAACGTGAACAAAGCTGAAGCACAGGTTATGGCTGAGGGCTTTGATGGCATTGGCATGGCAAAGGCAGAAGAGATTATTCGTCACCGTGAACAGCATGGCGATTTTAAAACGCTTAAAGATCTGGAAGATGTCAAAGGAATAGGCCCTAAAACCGTTGAACGCAATGCAGATAAAATAAAATTCAGCGATACTGAATAA
- the lpdA gene encoding dihydrolipoyl dehydrogenase has protein sequence MSQIVEIRIPDIGDFADVDVIEVLVAAGDEVLQDDSMLTLESDKATMEVPSPYAGKLVELTVSVGDKVRAGTVIGKMEIADESPAKLADAPKAQQASQSQAASAVQPVAASDLPAADKTAEVVVLGGGPGGYTAAFRAADLGKKVILIERYPVIGGVCLNVGCIPSKALLHMSVILNETQEMADHGIAFGKPTIDLDKMRDYKNGVIKKLTGGLGALAKQRKVEVVTGYGKFTSANTISVKADDGSEQTIAFQQAVIAAGSRVIKLPFIPHDDPRVMDSTDALELEEIPKRLLVIGGGIIGLEMAQVYDALGSKVTVVELGDTIIPGADKDLSRPLLKRIKKRYENVFLKSKVTHVEAAKGGLVVSFEGKDCPTQDTFDRVLVAVGRTPNGKLIDAEKAGVVVNDWGFIEVDERQKTNVDHIYAIGDIVGQPMLAHKAVHEGKVAAEVICGMPSAFTPMGIPSVAYTDPEVAWAGKTEEQLKAEGVEYEKGVFPWAASGRSLSLGRDEGMSKSLFCAKTHRLLGAGIVGPNAGELIAEAMLAIEMGADMQDIGLTIHPHPTLSETFAFAAEMAEGTITDLIAPKKKH, from the coding sequence ATGAGTCAAATTGTAGAGATTCGTATTCCGGATATTGGCGACTTTGCTGATGTGGATGTGATTGAAGTATTAGTGGCGGCGGGTGATGAGGTGTTGCAAGATGATTCTATGCTAACGCTAGAGTCGGATAAGGCCACGATGGAAGTGCCTTCACCCTATGCCGGAAAACTGGTTGAATTAACGGTATCAGTAGGCGATAAGGTTCGTGCGGGCACGGTGATTGGCAAAATGGAAATTGCTGATGAAAGCCCTGCGAAACTGGCTGATGCCCCTAAAGCGCAACAAGCTTCGCAATCCCAAGCCGCATCAGCGGTTCAGCCCGTCGCGGCCAGTGATTTACCTGCAGCTGACAAAACGGCCGAAGTGGTGGTTTTGGGTGGTGGGCCGGGTGGCTATACGGCTGCGTTTCGTGCGGCCGATTTAGGTAAAAAAGTGATCTTGATTGAGCGTTATCCTGTGATTGGCGGTGTGTGTTTAAATGTGGGCTGTATTCCATCAAAAGCATTGCTGCACATGTCAGTGATTCTAAATGAAACGCAAGAGATGGCGGATCATGGAATTGCATTCGGCAAGCCAACGATTGACCTAGATAAAATGCGCGATTATAAAAACGGTGTGATTAAAAAATTGACCGGAGGCTTGGGCGCACTTGCTAAACAACGCAAAGTAGAGGTTGTCACCGGTTATGGCAAGTTTACCTCGGCTAATACCATCAGTGTTAAAGCGGATGATGGTTCTGAGCAGACGATTGCATTCCAGCAGGCCGTTATCGCGGCAGGTTCGCGTGTGATTAAATTGCCGTTTATTCCGCATGACGATCCGCGTGTCATGGATTCTACTGATGCGCTGGAACTTGAAGAAATACCGAAGCGTTTATTGGTGATTGGCGGCGGTATTATCGGTCTGGAAATGGCGCAGGTTTATGATGCGCTCGGCTCAAAAGTGACTGTTGTTGAGCTAGGTGACACCATTATTCCTGGTGCAGACAAGGATTTAAGTCGTCCGTTACTTAAACGCATTAAAAAGCGTTATGAAAATGTGTTTTTAAAATCCAAGGTGACGCATGTTGAAGCAGCAAAAGGCGGCTTGGTGGTGTCATTTGAAGGCAAGGATTGTCCTACGCAAGATACCTTTGATCGGGTATTGGTTGCGGTAGGGCGTACACCAAACGGTAAGCTGATTGATGCTGAAAAAGCCGGTGTTGTGGTGAATGATTGGGGCTTTATTGAGGTGGATGAGCGTCAGAAAACCAATGTCGATCATATCTATGCGATCGGGGATATTGTTGGTCAACCGATGTTGGCGCATAAAGCGGTGCATGAAGGTAAGGTTGCAGCTGAAGTCATTTGCGGCATGCCGAGCGCCTTTACGCCGATGGGTATTCCAAGTGTTGCTTATACCGACCCTGAAGTGGCTTGGGCGGGGAAAACCGAAGAGCAGCTTAAAGCCGAAGGCGTTGAATATGAAAAAGGCGTGTTCCCTTGGGCGGCTTCAGGTCGCAGCTTGAGCCTTGGTCGTGATGAAGGCATGAGTAAATCTTTGTTCTGTGCGAAAACCCATCGTTTATTGGGTGCGGGCATTGTCGGGCCGAATGCCGGTGAGTTGATTGCTGAGGCGATGTTAGCGATTGAAATGGGTGCTGATATGCAGGACATTGGCTTGACCATTCACCCGCATCCGACCTTAAGCGAAACCTTCGCATTTGCAGCGGAAATGGCTGAGGGGACGATTACGGATTTAATTGCACCGAAAAAGAAACATTAG